In a genomic window of Cerasicoccus sp. TK19100:
- a CDS encoding sulfatase family protein: MPRKPHIVYILTDDLGYGDLPCNNPDSKIPTPNIDRLCGEGLRFSDMHATSAVCTPSRYSILTGRYCWRTHLKSSVLWPWDGPLIEPDRPTVASYLRDQGYRTSCIGKWHLGLDWTKKDGTSTANDFTPGVMSIPERCAHNERIDFKAPYRGGPIDCGFDYHFGIDVPNFPPFTWFEQDRLLIQPTEQRPGHVAGYTGLQAPGWDLKAVVPKLVDKAKEEIENVADQPLFLYFALTSPHTPIVPNDEFIGKSSAGLYGDFVVEVDWVVGEIMEALQRKGIADDTLLVFTSDNGPECLKGADGGAYERIRNHRHYSMGELRGVKRDNWEGGHRVPFIARWPGVTPSGETCTQYASLGDFMATCAAITGTPLPPGAAEDSVSNLPLLEGKDVAVRDHLVHHSQDGQFAIRQDNWVYIDAPTGQDTDSPEPDWFKAERGYTHHDFPGELYDLSADISESRNLYGERPDLVAAMSAKLRAIHGLSDKERLARLPSGSE; the protein is encoded by the coding sequence TCTATATCCTCACCGATGATTTGGGATACGGCGACCTCCCCTGCAACAATCCGGACTCGAAAATCCCCACGCCCAACATCGACCGCCTTTGCGGCGAAGGACTGCGCTTTAGCGACATGCATGCGACCTCTGCCGTGTGTACGCCGAGCCGCTACTCCATCCTTACCGGGCGCTACTGCTGGCGCACCCACCTGAAAAGCAGCGTGCTCTGGCCATGGGACGGCCCGCTCATCGAGCCCGACCGCCCCACCGTTGCCAGCTACTTACGCGACCAGGGCTACCGCACGAGCTGCATCGGCAAGTGGCACCTCGGCCTGGACTGGACCAAGAAAGACGGCACATCGACGGCTAATGATTTTACGCCCGGCGTGATGTCCATACCCGAACGCTGCGCGCACAACGAACGGATCGACTTCAAGGCACCCTATCGGGGTGGCCCCATCGACTGTGGGTTCGATTACCACTTCGGCATCGACGTGCCAAACTTTCCACCCTTCACCTGGTTTGAGCAGGACCGCCTGCTGATCCAGCCGACCGAGCAGCGGCCCGGGCATGTCGCCGGTTACACCGGATTACAGGCACCCGGTTGGGACTTAAAAGCCGTTGTTCCCAAACTCGTCGACAAGGCCAAGGAGGAGATTGAAAACGTCGCCGACCAACCGCTGTTCCTCTACTTCGCGCTTACTTCGCCGCACACTCCGATCGTGCCCAACGACGAGTTCATTGGCAAAAGCAGCGCGGGCCTATACGGCGATTTCGTGGTCGAAGTCGATTGGGTCGTCGGCGAAATCATGGAAGCTTTGCAACGCAAAGGTATCGCCGATGACACGCTGCTCGTCTTCACCAGTGACAATGGACCGGAGTGTCTCAAGGGGGCCGATGGCGGTGCCTACGAGCGCATTCGCAACCACCGGCACTACAGCATGGGCGAGCTGCGCGGCGTGAAGCGAGATAACTGGGAGGGCGGACACCGCGTGCCCTTCATCGCACGCTGGCCCGGCGTTACACCCAGTGGCGAAACTTGCACGCAATATGCCTCACTCGGCGATTTCATGGCAACCTGTGCCGCGATCACCGGCACTCCCCTGCCCCCTGGTGCCGCCGAAGACAGCGTCAGTAATTTGCCACTGCTCGAAGGTAAAGATGTCGCCGTGCGCGACCACTTGGTCCACCACAGTCAGGACGGCCAATTCGCGATACGTCAGGACAACTGGGTCTACATCGACGCACCCACCGGCCAAGACACCGACAGCCCGGAGCCTGACTGGTTCAAAGCCGAACGCGGCTACACGCACCACGATTTCCCCGGCGAGCTCTACGACCTTTCCGCTGATATCAGCGAAAGCCGCAACCTCTACGGCGAACGCCCCGACCTCGTCGCAGCCATGTCTGCCAAGCTACGCGCCATCCACGGCCTGTCGGACAAAGAACGCCTTGCACGCCTCCCCAGCGGCTCGGAATAG